The following are encoded together in the Vigna angularis cultivar LongXiaoDou No.4 chromosome 9, ASM1680809v1, whole genome shotgun sequence genome:
- the LOC128193946 gene encoding lysine histidine transporter-like 8, giving the protein MTYLLSTCQINLKFIQSSPHSDALICTLFWVLSVKKDRPNNVSYTSTLSEESIVVAKICDVLNAIGIIVLAYRGHNVLLEIQGTLPSDFDRTSKEPMRRGLSMSYVLISMCVFPLAIAGFCAYGSYINDGGLLYSFPQLHRKQITKFYMGAIYVLVIIHCLSSYQIYAMPIFDNLEIRLTSITNERCSRLARTCIRLFFGGLTFFISVAFPFLPSLSVFLGSMTLVSITYSYPCFMFLSLKKPRPRGSVWCFNAVLGCLGLLLSALLLAAAARTLSHKGLNANFFRP; this is encoded by the exons ATGACGTATTTATTGTCCACGTGTCAGATTAATctaaaattcatacagtccTCTCCGCATTCCGAT GCCTTAATTTGCACCCTCTTCTGGGTTCTCTCCGTTAAGAAGGATAGGCCCAACAACGTATCGTATACCTCGACCCTGTCGGAAGAATCCATTGTGGTGGCTAAGATCTGCGACGTTCTCAATGCTATTGGAATCATCGTGCTAGCCTACAGAGGTCATAATGTTTTGCTCGAGATACAG GGGACGCTGCCTTCAGATTTCGATAGAACATCCAAAGAACCAATGCGTAGAGGATTGAGCATGTCATATGTTCTGATCTCCATGTGCGTCTTTCCTCTTGCAATTGCCGGATTCTGCGCCTATGGAAGCTAC ATAAACGACGGTGGATTGTTGTATTCGTTCCCGCAACTCCACAGGAAGCAGATAACGAAATTCTATATGGGAGCAATATACGTTCTGGTGATAATACATTGTTTGAGCAGCTACCAAATCTATGCGATGCCGATTTTCGACAACCTTGAGATAAGATTGACGAGCATAACGAATGAGAGATGTTCGAGATTGGCGAGAACATGCATACGATTATTTTTCGGGGGATTGACGTTTTTCATATCTGTCGCATTCCCATTCCTTCCATCCCTATCAGTATTTCTTGGAAGCATGACCCTGGTGTCGATCACGTATTCATACCCCTGTTTCATGTTTCTATCACTGAAGAAGCCTCGACCAAGAGGTTCTGTATGGTGCTTCAACGCTGTGCTCGGGTGCTTGGGGTTGCTTCTTAGTGCTCTTCTCTTAGCTGCAGCTGCAAGAACTCTGTCTCACAAAGGCTTGAATGCTAACTTTTTCAGACCATAA
- the LOC108347263 gene encoding transcription factor MYB3R-3 — MTEEKSEQLCLKNKQIDAASSSSVSDGNGSAIPSSSRKTGSALPCNRRTTGPVRRVKDGWTEKEDETLKNAVEVFNGKNWKKIAEFFPDKSEVQCLHRWKKVLNPELVKGHWTKEEDDKIIELVSIHGPTKWSLIAQSLPGRIGKQCRERWCNHLSPDIKKDPWTLEEELALMKAHCTHGNKWAEIAKVLCGRTDNAIKNHWNGSLKKKKDFYLANGRLPPIPKSSMEVAVKDTVKHSITNTIHVYSNKGLDATVASSSKATDITKLGNSDKNQLESSGIVGEVGDSSSVPPKKCADSDCVHCNRLFHKGLRCSNLESGSGDNFKINRGPKFVNPGLNANQRIDHCLNYSDRNGDRSTRIFYSKESRTFGSFCHESSRLDNPHPSESLNFNMSSGMQNEYISSPMKSSAGFVTPPHVKGIESCSESIESILRKAAKTFPTPSIIRKRRNGGELPATPRKLANAVNSHVCNEEVRTNDVSCSGVMGLSVSPASHGHGSNILQNNALNMTPLYRLGSKQTAVKSLTKQLDSAFYMEKSASVMEKSTERVL, encoded by the exons ATGACTGAGGAGAAATCAGAGCAGCTTTGTTTGAAGAATAAGCAAATCGATGCTGCTTCTAGTTCTTCTGTATCAGATGGAAATGGCAGTGCTATTCCCTCATCATCAAGGAAAACGGGATCAGCATTGCCGTGTAATAG GAGGACCACTGGTCCTGTTAGACGGGTAAAGGATGGTTGGACGGAAAAGGAG GATGAAACATTAAAGAATGCTGTTGAAGTTTTTAATGGCAAGAATTGGAAGAAAATAG CTGAGTTTTTTCCGGATAAATCAGAAGTTCAATGTCTTCACAGATGGAAAAAAGTTCTTAATCCTGAACTTGTTAAAGGACATTGGACAAAGGAG GaggatgataaaataattgaacTGGTGTCTATACATGGACCTACAAAATGGTCTTTGATAGCCCAATCATTGCCCGGTAGAATAGGAAAACAGTGCCGAGAACG ATGGTGCAATCATCTTAGTCCAGACATAAAGAAGGATCCCTGGACTTTGGAGGAGGAATTAGCCCTTATGAAAGCTCATTGTACACATGGCAACAAATGGGCTGAAATAGCCAAGGTTCTATGTGGAAG GACTGATAATGCAATAAAGAATCACTGGAATGGTtctttgaagaaaaagaaggatttCTATTTAGCTAATGGAAGACTTCCGCCCATTCCAAAGAGCAGTATGGAAGTTGCTGTCAAAGATACAGTTAAACATTCTATAACTAACACAATTCATGTTTATTCGAATAAAGGATTAGATGCCACTGTTGCATCATCATCTAAAGCTACAGACATTACTAAGCTTGGTAACAGTGATAAGAATCAACTAGAATCCTCTGGAATAGTTGGAGAGGTTGGAGATTCTTCTAGTGTTCCACCAAAAAAATGTGCTGATTCTGATTGTGTACACTGCAATAGATTATTCCACAAAGGTCTCCGCTGTAGTAACTTGGAATCAGGGTCGGgagacaattttaaaataaacaggGGGCCAAAATTTGTGAATCCTGGACTCAATGCTAACCAGAGAATTGATCATTGTCTGAATTATAGTGATAGGAACGGTGACAGATCAACtagaattttttattcaaaggaAAGTCGAACGTTTGGTTCTTTTTGTCATGAATCATCACGGCTTGATAATCCACATCCTTCAGAATCTCTTAATTTTAACATGTCTTCTGGCATGCAGAATGAGTACATTTCTTCACCAATGAAGTCATCTGCTGGTTTCGTAACTCCACCTCATGTGAAGGGAATTGAATCATGCTCAGAATCTATTGAATCAATACTGAGAAAGGCAGCTAAAACATTCCCAACTCCTTCAATAATAAGGAAGAGAAGAAATGGAGGTGAATTACCTGCCACTCCCAGAAAGCTTGCAAATGCAGTTAATTCACATGTTTGTAATGAAGAAGTGAGAACAAATGATGTTTCTTGTTCTGGAGTTATGGGGTTATCTGTCAGTCCAGCTAGCCATGGCCATGGGAGTAATATTCTTCAAAATAATGCTTTGAACATGACTCCTCTGTACCGATTAGGATCCAAGCAAACAGCTGTTAAGTCTTTGACGAAACAACTTGATTCTGCATTTTACATGGAGAAAAGTGCTTCTGTGATGGAAAAGTCTACTGAGAGAGTGTTGTGA
- the LOC108347058 gene encoding metallothionein-like protein type 2: MSCCSGKCGCGSSCGCGSNCGGCNAEKSTTEILVLGVAPVIAQIDGVEMGVAAENSGCKCGSNCTCDPCNCK, from the exons ATGTCTTGCTGCAGTGGTAAATGTGGGTGCGGAAGCAGCTGCGGTTGTGGCAGCAACTGTGGCGG TTGCAATGCAGAGAAATCAACCACAGAGATTCTTGTTTTGGGTGTTGCACCTGTGATTGCCCAGATCGATGGTGTTGAAATGGGTGTTGCAGCTGAGAACAGTGGTTGCAAGTGTGGATCAAACTGCACCTGTGACCCTTGCAACTGTAAGTGA
- the LOC108347211 gene encoding mitochondrial import inner membrane translocase subunit Tim9 has translation MDKKIISDLDNFPEEDKQRMSTIVDQLQFRDSLRMYNSVVERCFNECVNAFYRKSLTKQEETCVLRCAQKFLRLSTQVGLRFSDLTQEASTTDKVHIIAGAESKIDS, from the exons ATGGACAAGAAAATAATTTCAGACTTGGATAATTTTCCTGAAGAAGATAAGCAAAGAATGTCCACCATTGTAGACCAGCTCCAATTCCGAGACAG TCTAAGGATGTACAATTCAGTAGTGGAGAGATGCTTCAATGAATGTGTCAATGCATTTTATCGGAAATCCCTGACCAAGCAAGAGGAAACTTGTGTTCTCAGATGTGCTCAAAAGTTCTTGAGGCTTTCAACGCAAGTTGGTTTGAGATTTTCAGATCTCACCCAAGAAGCATCTACAACAGATAAAG TGCATATCATTGCAggtgcagaaagtaaaattgattCTTGA